The following proteins come from a genomic window of Diceros bicornis minor isolate mBicDic1 chromosome 4, mDicBic1.mat.cur, whole genome shotgun sequence:
- the SLC25A44 gene encoding solute carrier family 25 member 44 isoform X3, with the protein MEDKRNIQIIEWEHLDKKKFYVFGVAMTMMIRVSVYPFTLIRTRLQVQKGKSLYHGTFDAFIKILRADGVTGLYRGFLVNTFTLISGQCYVTTYELTRKFVADYSQSNTVKSLVAGGSASLVAQSITVPIDVVSQHLMMQRKGEKMGRFQVRGNSGGQGVVAFGQTKDIIRQILRADGLRGFYRGYVASLLTYIPNSAVWWPFYHFYAEQLSYLCPKECPHIVFQAISGPLAAATASILTNPMDVIRTRVQKQNPAL; encoded by the exons ATGGAGGACAAGCGCAACATCCAGATCATCGAGTGGGAACACCTGGACAAGAAGAAGTTCTACGTGTTTGGTGTGGCAATGACAATGATGATCCGTGTCAGTGTCTACCCATTCACCCTCATCCGCACCCGGTTGCAGGTTCAGAAAGGCAAGAGCCTCTACCATGGGACCTTTGACGCCTTCATCAAGATCCTGCGAGCAGATGGGGTGACTGGCCTCTACCGGGGCTTCCTGGTCAACACCTTCACCCTCATCTCTGGCCAGTGCTATGTCACCACGTACGAGCTCACCCGGAAATTTGTAGCAGACTACAGCCAGAGCAACACAGTCAAATCTCTGGTGGCCGGTGGCTCAGCCTCTCTCGTGGCCCAGAGCATCACGGTGCCCATTGATGTGGTCTCCCAGCACCTGATGATGCAGCGCAAGGGTGAGAAAATGGGCCGCTTCCAAGTGCGAGGGAACTCAGGGGGACAAGGGGTAGTTGCCTTTGGCCAAACCAAGGACATCATCAGGCAGATCCTGCGGGCTGATGGGCTTCGAGGCTTCTACCGAGGCTACGTGGCTTCACTGCTTACCTACATCCCAAACAGTGCTGTCTGGTGGCCCTTCTATCACTTCTATGCAG AGCAGCTCTCATACCTCTGTCCTAAGGAGTGCCCTCACATTGTCTTTCAAGCCATTTCGGGGCCCctggctgcagccactgcttccaTCCTCACCAATCCCATGGATGTCATCCGAACCCGAGTACAG AAGCAGAATCCAGCCCTCTGA
- the SLC25A44 gene encoding solute carrier family 25 member 44 isoform X1, whose protein sequence is MEDKRNIQIIEWEHLDKKKFYVFGVAMTMMIRVSVYPFTLIRTRLQVQKGKSLYHGTFDAFIKILRADGVTGLYRGFLVNTFTLISGQCYVTTYELTRKFVADYSQSNTVKSLVAGGSASLVAQSITVPIDVVSQHLMMQRKGEKMGRFQVRGNSGGQGVVAFGQTKDIIRQILRADGLRGFYRGYVASLLTYIPNSAVWWPFYHFYAEQLSYLCPKECPHIVFQAISGPLAAATASILTNPMDVIRTRVQVEGKNSIILTFRQLMAEEGPWGLMKGLSARIISSTPSTIVIVVGYESLKKLSLRPELVDSRHW, encoded by the exons ATGGAGGACAAGCGCAACATCCAGATCATCGAGTGGGAACACCTGGACAAGAAGAAGTTCTACGTGTTTGGTGTGGCAATGACAATGATGATCCGTGTCAGTGTCTACCCATTCACCCTCATCCGCACCCGGTTGCAGGTTCAGAAAGGCAAGAGCCTCTACCATGGGACCTTTGACGCCTTCATCAAGATCCTGCGAGCAGATGGGGTGACTGGCCTCTACCGGGGCTTCCTGGTCAACACCTTCACCCTCATCTCTGGCCAGTGCTATGTCACCACGTACGAGCTCACCCGGAAATTTGTAGCAGACTACAGCCAGAGCAACACAGTCAAATCTCTGGTGGCCGGTGGCTCAGCCTCTCTCGTGGCCCAGAGCATCACGGTGCCCATTGATGTGGTCTCCCAGCACCTGATGATGCAGCGCAAGGGTGAGAAAATGGGCCGCTTCCAAGTGCGAGGGAACTCAGGGGGACAAGGGGTAGTTGCCTTTGGCCAAACCAAGGACATCATCAGGCAGATCCTGCGGGCTGATGGGCTTCGAGGCTTCTACCGAGGCTACGTGGCTTCACTGCTTACCTACATCCCAAACAGTGCTGTCTGGTGGCCCTTCTATCACTTCTATGCAG AGCAGCTCTCATACCTCTGTCCTAAGGAGTGCCCTCACATTGTCTTTCAAGCCATTTCGGGGCCCctggctgcagccactgcttccaTCCTCACCAATCCCATGGATGTCATCCGAACCCGAGTACAG GTTGAGGGCAAGAACTCCATCATCCTGACCTTCAGACAGCTGATGGCAGAAGAAGGGCCTTGGGGCCTCATGAAGGGCCTCTCGGCCAGAATCATCTCATCCACACCCTCCACCATTGTCATTGTGGTGGGCTACGAGAGCCTCAAGAAACTCAGCCTCCGACCTGAGCTGGTGGATTCGAGACACTGGTAA
- the SLC25A44 gene encoding solute carrier family 25 member 44 isoform X2 — translation MEDKRNIQIIEWEHLDKKKFYVFGVAMTMMIRVSVYPFTLIRTRLQVQKGKSLYHGTFDAFIKILRADGVTGLYRGFLVNTFTLISGQCYVTTYELTRKFVADYSQSNTVKSLVAGGSASLVAQSITVPIDVVSQHLMMQRKGEKMGRFQVRGNSGGQGVVAFGQTKDIIRQILRADGLRGFYRGYVASLLTYIPNSAVWWPFYHFYAAISGPLAAATASILTNPMDVIRTRVQVEGKNSIILTFRQLMAEEGPWGLMKGLSARIISSTPSTIVIVVGYESLKKLSLRPELVDSRHW, via the exons ATGGAGGACAAGCGCAACATCCAGATCATCGAGTGGGAACACCTGGACAAGAAGAAGTTCTACGTGTTTGGTGTGGCAATGACAATGATGATCCGTGTCAGTGTCTACCCATTCACCCTCATCCGCACCCGGTTGCAGGTTCAGAAAGGCAAGAGCCTCTACCATGGGACCTTTGACGCCTTCATCAAGATCCTGCGAGCAGATGGGGTGACTGGCCTCTACCGGGGCTTCCTGGTCAACACCTTCACCCTCATCTCTGGCCAGTGCTATGTCACCACGTACGAGCTCACCCGGAAATTTGTAGCAGACTACAGCCAGAGCAACACAGTCAAATCTCTGGTGGCCGGTGGCTCAGCCTCTCTCGTGGCCCAGAGCATCACGGTGCCCATTGATGTGGTCTCCCAGCACCTGATGATGCAGCGCAAGGGTGAGAAAATGGGCCGCTTCCAAGTGCGAGGGAACTCAGGGGGACAAGGGGTAGTTGCCTTTGGCCAAACCAAGGACATCATCAGGCAGATCCTGCGGGCTGATGGGCTTCGAGGCTTCTACCGAGGCTACGTGGCTTCACTGCTTACCTACATCCCAAACAGTGCTGTCTGGTGGCCCTTCTATCACTTCTATGCAG CCATTTCGGGGCCCctggctgcagccactgcttccaTCCTCACCAATCCCATGGATGTCATCCGAACCCGAGTACAG GTTGAGGGCAAGAACTCCATCATCCTGACCTTCAGACAGCTGATGGCAGAAGAAGGGCCTTGGGGCCTCATGAAGGGCCTCTCGGCCAGAATCATCTCATCCACACCCTCCACCATTGTCATTGTGGTGGGCTACGAGAGCCTCAAGAAACTCAGCCTCCGACCTGAGCTGGTGGATTCGAGACACTGGTAA
- the SLC25A44 gene encoding solute carrier family 25 member 44 isoform X4, with product MEDKRNIQIIEWEHLDKKKFYVFGVAMTMMIRVSVYPFTLIRTRLQVQKGKSLYHGTFDAFIKILRADGVTGLYRGFLVNTFTLISGQCYVTTYELTRKFVADYSQSNTVKSLVAGGSASLVAQSITVPIDVVSQHLMMQRKGEKMGRFQVRGNSGGQGVVAFGQTKDIIRQILRADGLRGFYRGYVASLLTYIPNSAVWWPFYHFYAALIPLS from the exons ATGGAGGACAAGCGCAACATCCAGATCATCGAGTGGGAACACCTGGACAAGAAGAAGTTCTACGTGTTTGGTGTGGCAATGACAATGATGATCCGTGTCAGTGTCTACCCATTCACCCTCATCCGCACCCGGTTGCAGGTTCAGAAAGGCAAGAGCCTCTACCATGGGACCTTTGACGCCTTCATCAAGATCCTGCGAGCAGATGGGGTGACTGGCCTCTACCGGGGCTTCCTGGTCAACACCTTCACCCTCATCTCTGGCCAGTGCTATGTCACCACGTACGAGCTCACCCGGAAATTTGTAGCAGACTACAGCCAGAGCAACACAGTCAAATCTCTGGTGGCCGGTGGCTCAGCCTCTCTCGTGGCCCAGAGCATCACGGTGCCCATTGATGTGGTCTCCCAGCACCTGATGATGCAGCGCAAGGGTGAGAAAATGGGCCGCTTCCAAGTGCGAGGGAACTCAGGGGGACAAGGGGTAGTTGCCTTTGGCCAAACCAAGGACATCATCAGGCAGATCCTGCGGGCTGATGGGCTTCGAGGCTTCTACCGAGGCTACGTGGCTTCACTGCTTACCTACATCCCAAACAGTGCTGTCTGGTGGCCCTTCTATCACTTCTATGCAG CTCTCATACCTCTGTCCTAA